One Mustelus asterias chromosome 27, sMusAst1.hap1.1, whole genome shotgun sequence DNA segment encodes these proteins:
- the thy1 gene encoding thy-1 membrane glycoprotein — MMKQLLILSVLAVLPMVEGLEITRIDACTTKTNDLQLDCNYKKTDSGNVKYEWSLYTTGNKTIVINSSINPQKESATFKNRATVNVTDTLLRLIITGFGVSMEGNYTCTLNLDAKAKNATISVEHDVATCGTPGLVLSSPWMLSLLLSLTVLQALDALPGGSSN; from the exons atgatgaagcagctgctgataCTCTCGGTCCTGGCAG TGTTGCCCATGGTGGAAGGTCTGGAAATCACACGGATAGATGCCTGTACCACAAAAACCAATGATCTGCAACTGGATTGCAACTACAAAAAGACAGACTCTGGTAACGTCAAATATGAATGGAGTCTGTACACAACAGGCAACAAAACAATAGTGATCAACAGCAGTATCAACCCCCAGAAGGAAAGCGCCACTTTCAAGAATCGTGCAACTGTGAATGTGACAGACACGTTGCTAAGGCTGATCATTACTGGGTTTGGAGTGTCTATGGAGGGGAACTACACATGCACTCTGAATTTAGACGCTAAAGCAAAGAATGCAACCATTTCAGTTGAGCATG ATGTTGCAACTTGTGGTACCCCTGGACTCGTGCTCAGCAGCCCCTGGATGTTGAGtctcctcctctcactcactgTTCTCCAAGCCCTGGATGCCCTGCCTGGTGGAAGCTCAAACTAA